A window from Montipora capricornis isolate CH-2021 chromosome 7, ASM3666992v2, whole genome shotgun sequence encodes these proteins:
- the LOC138058111 gene encoding uncharacterized protein: MAERILNRLVEAVISLNESSSEASNVPKMNQAINENKTEAREAALRQLFPSIRGQSSSHSAASASVSASRATNGVFNPSANWSRKGKKRVNKKGTSANCGSNSVSKAVLKDVVLLPSPKVDEVPRGQFRETLYSKNFAASAVEFSDEMQEEEIRCKCNELFERKLRCCSEPKFYFVRAVGNKIVELNSGPFTGKVAKHVSKQGPLYIRVTTEVHDESLKRWYGSCRGDEEGDDPLESEDDESLMDSPFALKSMHESEVTEPPNKKIHQMTASDGENKASTSPSCSGYLSQPSCSTQSKPVRESQLMVGYNTYVNMFPDEIIVDDENCDEDVDLHAAIQASLEDQRETGSCSMNEAKASDVLREFVDDNLDKQSDSQVNVVISRKNVLSSALRALERGKFSFVRPVHIMFSGEDGVDSGGPRREFFRLLMMSLKNLGIFYGTWFSHDLELLHGNKYELAGKLVAWSVLQGGPGPKCLSLEAFSVMKDLPFNTSQAIEAVCDEEIKEVLKGLQECVSEGEFNAIKESGGDLIANHGYSRVFTADFSKKSEIQHCLLKQVFFFSVHAEIQQFHKGLNSISGFGDRVMNNPGIFKIVLGAENQKLSAQRFKKLYSIMYSDKGSNDRDKEDKTIYCLDLYLQDLEEEEVNGVTLEDLLIFTTGADTVPPLGFDGPILIEFYETEENVKRYPWSSTCSLTLFLPRGIEDPKEFNSLLTHALENGVGFGKC, from the exons ATGGCGGAGCGCATATTGAACAGACTGGTAGAGGCTGTAATCTCGCTTAATGAATCCAGCAGTGAGGCTAGTAATGTTCCAAAGATGAATCAAGCTataaacgaaaacaaaacagaagctAGAGAAGCTGCTTTAAGGCAATTATTTCCAAGTATCCGAGGGCAATCTTCAAGCCACTCTGCGGCGTCTGCGTCAGTATCTGCGAGTCGGGCCACTAATGGTGTATTCAATCCAAGTGCAAACTGGTCCAGGAAAGGGAAAAAGCGTGTAAACAAGAAGGGGACATCGGCCAATTGTGGATCCAATAGTGTATCTAAAGCAGTTTTAAAGGATGTAGTTCTACTGCCATCTCCGAAGGTTGATGAAGTCCCACGTGGACAGTTCAGAGAGACGCTCTATAGCAAGAACTTTGCTGCTAGTGCGGTGGAATTTTCTGATGAAATGCAAGAAGAAGAAATTAGATGTAAGTGCAATGAACTCTTTGAACGGAAATTAAGATGCTGCTCAGAgccaaagttttattttgtcagAGCCGTTGGCAATAAAATAGTCGAACTGAACTCTGGTCCTTTCACCGGAAAGGTGGCGAAACACGTGTCCAAGCAAGGTCCGTTGTATATCAGAGTCACTACGGAAGTGCATGATGAGAGCTTGAAACGTTGGTATGGCAGTTGTCGAGGTGATGAAGAAGGTGATGATCCATTGGAAAGTGAGGATGATGAGAGTTTAATGGATTCTCCCTTTGCTTTGAAATCAATGCATGAGTCTGAGGTTACCGAGCCGCCAAATAAGAAAATACATCAAATGACTGCGAGTGATGGTGAGAATAAAGCAAGTACAAGCCCTTCCTGTAGTGGCTACCTCTCACAACCCAGCTGCAGTACGCAAAGCAAACCTGTAAGAGAATCACAACTTATGGTGGGATACAACACGTATGTTAACATGTTTCCAGATGAAATCATTGTAGATGATGAGAATTGTGATGAAGATGTTGATTTACATGCTGCCATTCAAGCAAGCCTGGAAGATCAAAGAGAGACAGGTTCCTGTTCCATGAATGAGGCAAAAGCATCTGATGTCCTCCGAGAGTTTGTGGATGATAACTTGGACAAGCAAAGTGACTCACAAGTCAACGTTGTAATAAGCAGAAAGAATGTTCTGTCAAGTGCTCTTAGAGCCTTAGAAAGAggcaaattttcatttgttcGCCCAGTCCACATCATGTTCTCAGGTGAAGATGGAGTAGACTCTGGTGGGCCAAGGAGAGAATTTTTTCGCCTTCTTATGATGTCACTTAAGAATCTTGGCATTTTCTATGGCACATGGTTTTCCCATGACCTGGAGCTGCTCCATGGAAATAAATATGAGTTAGCTGGAAAGTTGGTGGCATGGAGTGTTCTCCAGGGTGGTCCTGGGCCCAAATGTCTTTCTCTAGAAGCATTTTCTGTCATGAAAGATCTTCCATTTAACACAAGTCAGGCAATCGAGGCTGTCTGTGATGAAGAAATCAAGGAGGTCCTTAAAGGGTTACAGGAATGTGTCAGTGAAGGAGAATTCAATGCCATAAAAGAGTCAGGTGGTGATTTAATTGCAAACCATGGCTACTCAAGAGTGTTCACAGCTGATTTTAGCAAGAAAAGTGAGATCCAGCATTGCCTCCTTAAACAG GTATTCTTCTTTTCTGTCCATGCAGAAATCCAACAATTCCATAAAGGCCTTAACTCTATTAGTGGTTTTGGAGATCGTGTGATGAACAACCCTGGCattttcaagattgttttggGTGCGGAGAATCAAAAGCTCAGTGCCCAAAGATTCAAGAAATTGTACTCTATTATGTACTCAGACAAGGGTTCCAATGATAGAGACAAGGAAGACAAGACAATATATTGCTTGGACCTGTACCTGCAAGACCTAGAAGAAGAGGAAGTTAACGGTGTGACCCTGGAAGACTTGTTGATTTTCACCACAGGGGCAGACACTGTACCGCCACTGGGCTTTGATGGTCCCATACTAATTGAGTTTTATGAAacagaagagaatgtgaagagGTATCCATGGTCTTCAACTTGCTccttaactttgtttttgccAAGGGGAATTGAAGACCCCAAAGAGTTCAACAGTCTTCTAACACATGCCTTAGAAAATGGAGTTGGCTTTGGCAAATGCtaa
- the LOC138058112 gene encoding uncharacterized protein, translating into MASSRELFLEISDDEVDNLVEHVLQIPPNSGEKMIMGWFRGRGIRVQRWRLRQSIMRVDPVGRELRQRTVTKRRVYSVPTPNSLWHLDGHHKLIRWRIVIHGAIDGFSRTVVFLKASTNNEASTVLDLFVGATNIYHYPRRIRTDYGTENVDVARLMLTRYGVDSKPVLTGQSVHNQRIERLWRDVHNYVVSYYKNIFYFLEERELLDPNDEIDLYALHYIYIPRLNNTIDQFVMQWNNHPLSREGGHSPLQKWKEGFYQYAQSDYMTVRELLDPRSVDHHYGIDDNAPLPELQTANHIEVPRSTIQLAEREFSTLLNDVHPLSDDGEHGIFLYEISKISLMRILNM; encoded by the exons ATGGCTTCTTCTCGGGAACTTTTCCTTGAAATAAGTGATGACGAGGTTGATAATCTAGTTGAACATGTCCTACAAATACCACCAAATTCCGGTGAAAAGATGATCATGGGCTGGTTTAGAGGAAGAGGAATCCGTGTCCAAAGGTGGAGACTTAGACAGTCAATAATGCGGGTGGACCCAGTCGGCAGAGAACTCAGGCAAAGAACTGTAACTAAGAGACGAGTTTACTCTGTGCCAACTCCAAATTCTCTGTG GCATCTTGATGGTCACCACAAATTAATAAGGTGGCGCATCGTCATCCATGGTGCCATAGATGGATTTTCCCGCACTGTTGTGTTCCTCAAAGCATCCACAAATAATGAAGCATCAACAGTCCTGGACCTGTTTGTGGGAGCTACCAATATTTACCATTATCCTAGAAGGATACGCACTGATTATGGGACTGAAAATGTGGATGTAGCCAGACTTATGCTAACTCGATATGGTGTGGATTCCAAACCAGTGTTAACTGGACAATCAGTTCACAATCAGCGTATCGAGAGATTATGGCGTGATGTTCACAATTATGTAGTCTCTTACTATAAGAACATCTTTTACTTTTTAGAAGAAAGAGAGCTTTTGGATCCTAATGATGAAATAGATTTATATGCATTGCACTATATCTATATTCCTAGATTAAACAACACTATTGATCAATTTGTTATGCAGTGGAATAACCACCCACTGTCAAGGGAAGGAGGACACTCTCCTCTTCAAAAGTGGAAGGAAGGATTTTATCAGTATGCACAATCTGATTACATGACTGTCAGGGAATTGTTGGATCCAAGAAGTGTTGATCACCATTATGGAATTGATGATAATGCACCCCTGCCTGAACTTCAGACAGCGAATCACATTGAAGTACCCAGGTCTACAATCCAACTAGCAGAGAGGGAATTTTCTACTCTACTAAATGATGTGCACCCACTGTCTGATGATGGCGAGCATGGGATCTTCTTGTATGAGATTAGCAAGATATCTTTAATGAGAATATTAAACATgtaa